In Armatimonadota bacterium, the sequence TCCGGCGGGTTCGGGAGGAGCTCCGGCGGCGCATCCGGGAGTTCCTGGACGGGTCGGAGGCAAAGGAGTAGGCTTCCGATAGGGATGCAGCCGTACACGGATTCCGAGCCTGCTCGGATCCTAGTGGTGGACGACGAGCGGCCGCTCGTGGAAGCCCTCCGACTCGCCCTGGAGCGGGAGGGGTACCGGGTTGTGGAGGCGTACGACGGGGCTTCGGCACTTGAGCGGGCCCTTCAGGAGCCTGTGGATCTCATCATCCTGGACGTGATGCTGCCGGAGATGAGCGGGTTTGAAGTGTGCCGCCTGCTCCGGCGGGAGCGGGACATCCCCATCCTGCTGCTCACGGCCCGCACGGACGAGGCGGACCGCGTGGTGGGGCTGGATCTCGGCGCGGACGACTACATCCCGAAGCCCTTCTCCATGCGGGAACTGCTGGCGCGGGTGCGGGCCGCCCTGCGCCGCTACCGCCGGATCTCCACAGAGCCGGTGCAGGTAGGAGACCTGGTGCTGGATCCCCGACGGCACGAGATCCGGTGCGGAGAGAAGGTGCTCGTCCTAGCGCCCAAGGAGTTTGAACTGCTGGCGCTTTTGATGCGGAACGCGGGGACCACCCTCCCGCGGGACCGGATCATCGAGCGGGTGTGGGGCTACGACTACGTGGGAGACGAGCGCACCGTGGATGTACACGTCTCCTGGCTGCGGCGCAAGCTGCGGGAAGCGGGATCTACGGTGCAGCTCGTGGCGGTACGGGGCGTGGGGTACCGGCTGGAGGTTTGAGGGGAGCCGTGCGGGTTCTTTTTGTTTTCCTGGGTAGCGCCCTGGTGGGGACGGGGGTGTGGGCGCTGGTGGCGGACCGGATTCCCGCGTGGCTCCTGGCCCTTTTGGGACTTGGAGGCGGGGCAGGGCTCCTTGCCGCTGCGGCCCGGGAGCGGCGGCTGCGGGATGCGTGTACGCGGCTGGCCCGGTACCTCCGGTCCCTCCAGCCCCTACCGGGGGCGCTGGAGCCCGGCACCGGAGACGTGGAGGAGCTCGCCGCGGCGGTGGACGCCGCCGCCCGGCACTTCTCCGAATCCCTCTCCCGGGCCTGGAGGGAGTTCGAGCGGCTTCGGAGGGTACTGGATGCCCTGGAGGAAGGGGTTCTGGTGTTTGACCGGAGCCGGCGGCTCGTGCTCGCCAACCGACCCGCGGAGCAGCTGTTGGGATTCCGGTTCGAGCACTCCCGCGGCACCTCTCCTATGGCGGTGTTCCGGAGGCATGAGGTAGATGCCCTCCTGCGCCGGTGTGCGGAGGAGGGGGCGGTGCGCCCCTTGGAGATCGAGCTCACGGTCCCGGACCGGAGGGCGGTGCGGGTGACCGCAGCACCTCTGGGGCCGGGAAACGGCGTGGTGGTGATCCTGCGGGATCTCACCGAACTCCGGCGCGTGGAAGCCATCCGCCGGGACTTCGTGGCCAACGTCTCCCACGAGCTGCGCACGCCCCTCGCGTCGCTGCGGGCCATGGCGGAGGCATTGCAGGACGGGGGGCTGGAGGATCCTGGTCTGGCGCGGCGATTTTTGGCGCAGATGGTGCAGGAGGTGGATCGGCTGAGCCAGCTCGCGGAGGAGCTGCTGGAGCTCTCCGTACTGGAATCCGGAGCGGCACGGCTGCGCAAGGAGCCCCTGCGAACGCGTGAGCTCCTGGAGGAGGTGGCGGAGCGGTTCGGCCCAGCCGCGGGCCGGAAGCGGATCCGCCTTCTGGTGGAGGGGGAGGATCTGTGGCTAGTAGCGGATCGGGAGCGCATGCTGCAGGCCCTGGGTAACCTCGTGGACAACGCCCTGAAGTTTACGCCCGAAGGGGGAAGCGTCTGGTTGCGCACGGAGAGCCGACCGGGAGAGGTGACCTTCGTGGTGGAGGATACAGGACCGGGCATTCCTCCGGAACATCTTCCCCGCATCTTTGAGCGGTTCTACCGGGCAGAACCTTCCCGTACGCGGGAATCGGGCGGGGCGGGGCTGGGCCTTGCCATTACGAAGCACATCGTCCTGGCCCACGGAGGCCGGGTGGCGGCCTCCAACCGTCCGGAGGGCGGGGCCCGGTTCACCCTGGTGCTCCCCGCGGGTTCACCTTCCGACGCATCCGTGGCGAGGGCCACGGGGAGCCCGGACGCAGGGACGGATGAGCCCATCCTGACGCCGTGAGGTCTGACGAGCACGGTTGCCTTTGTGGCAGAATTTGCAGCCTCCTGTACCACCCCGATTCCAACCTTGACCTTCCAGCGGACTGGAAGCTTCATTGTTCCCGATGGAGGTGCGTGCGGTGGCGACGGGCTCGGGGAAGATGCACCTCAGGGTGGGCGGGATGCACTGCTCCCTGTGCGTGGAGACGATCCGCAGGGCGGTGTTGAAACTCCCAGGCGTGCGGTCCGTGCACGTGTCCATCGCCCACGAGGAAGCCCTGGTGGAGTACGATCCCGCGCGGGTCGAGCCGCCCGCCATCACCGCGACGCTGGAGGCCCTCGGGTTTGCCGTGCGTGCCCCGGATGAGGCGGCCCGGCTGGCAGAGGAAGAGAAGAACGGGAGCTAGAGCGCGCGCGGCGTCTTGCACGGGTGGCCGCGGGGCTGCTGGGCGTTTCGTCCCCGCTCATGCTGGCCACCGCCCTGTGGGGGCCGAGCCGGGTGCGGGCCCTGGCCATGGGGAGGCTTGCCGTGTTCGCAGCGTCGGGCCCCGCCCGCTGGGTGCTCCGCGACGCCTGGGAGTCTCTGCGCCGGGGGATCCTCAACCAGGACGTGCTGGCGGCCGTGGCGGTCCTGGCAGGGATCGCGGGAGGAGTTGCGGGATTGTTCTT encodes:
- a CDS encoding cell wall metabolism sensor histidine kinase WalK → MRVLFVFLGSALVGTGVWALVADRIPAWLLALLGLGGGAGLLAAAARERRLRDACTRLARYLRSLQPLPGALEPGTGDVEELAAAVDAAARHFSESLSRAWREFERLRRVLDALEEGVLVFDRSRRLVLANRPAEQLLGFRFEHSRGTSPMAVFRRHEVDALLRRCAEEGAVRPLEIELTVPDRRAVRVTAAPLGPGNGVVVILRDLTELRRVEAIRRDFVANVSHELRTPLASLRAMAEALQDGGLEDPGLARRFLAQMVQEVDRLSQLAEELLELSVLESGAARLRKEPLRTRELLEEVAERFGPAAGRKRIRLLVEGEDLWLVADRERMLQALGNLVDNALKFTPEGGSVWLRTESRPGEVTFVVEDTGPGIPPEHLPRIFERFYRAEPSRTRESGGAGLGLAITKHIVLAHGGRVAASNRPEGGARFTLVLPAGSPSDASVARATGSPDAGTDEPILTP
- a CDS encoding heavy-metal-associated domain-containing protein, whose product is MATGSGKMHLRVGGMHCSLCVETIRRAVLKLPGVRSVHVSIAHEEALVEYDPARVEPPAITATLEALGFAVRAPDEAARLAEEEKNGS
- a CDS encoding response regulator transcription factor, whose translation is MQPYTDSEPARILVVDDERPLVEALRLALEREGYRVVEAYDGASALERALQEPVDLIILDVMLPEMSGFEVCRLLRRERDIPILLLTARTDEADRVVGLDLGADDYIPKPFSMRELLARVRAALRRYRRISTEPVQVGDLVLDPRRHEIRCGEKVLVLAPKEFELLALLMRNAGTTLPRDRIIERVWGYDYVGDERTVDVHVSWLRRKLREAGSTVQLVAVRGVGYRLEV